A single genomic interval of Spirosoma taeanense harbors:
- a CDS encoding MaoC family dehydratase: MQTFANLNEFTAFAGQSLGETEYMTITQEMVNLFAQATSDHQWIHTDPDRAKRESPYKAPIAHGFLTLSLAPKLMAEIYTIKSVRMGVNYGANKIRFMNAVRVGSRLRMKAWLHHAEPQNSNEATNGVRAIIECVFEVEGEQKPACVAELINLYFE; encoded by the coding sequence ATGCAAACTTTCGCTAATCTCAACGAATTTACAGCTTTTGCCGGGCAGTCGCTCGGCGAAACAGAGTACATGACTATTACGCAGGAAATGGTTAATCTGTTTGCGCAGGCTACTAGCGATCACCAATGGATTCATACAGACCCCGATCGGGCGAAGAGGGAATCGCCTTACAAAGCTCCCATTGCCCATGGCTTTCTGACACTTTCTCTGGCGCCTAAACTGATGGCGGAAATTTATACGATCAAATCGGTTAGGATGGGCGTCAATTACGGAGCCAATAAGATTCGGTTCATGAACGCCGTGCGGGTGGGAAGTCGCCTGCGCATGAAAGCCTGGCTGCACCATGCCGAGCCGCAGAATAGCAACGAGGCAACCAACGGTGTACGTGCTATTATCGAATGTGTTTTCGAAGTTGAGGGCGAACAGAAACCAGCCTGCGTAGCGGAATTAATCAATCTGTATTTCGAGTAA
- a CDS encoding acyl-CoA dehydrogenase — protein MATQTLELQGLNFNLSEEHLAVQEAARDFAQNELLPGIVERDNEARFPAEQVKRMGELGFMGMMVSPEYGGGGMDTVSYVIAMEEISKIDASASVIMSVNNSLVCYGLEAFGTEEQKQKYLTRLATGETIGAFCLSEPEAGSDATSQATTAEDKGDYYLVNGTKNWITNGNSSGICLVIAQTDREKKHRGINCLIVEKGTPGFIVGKKEDKMGIRASDTHSLLFTDVKVSKENRIGEDGFGFKFAMSTLNGGRIGIAAQALGIAAGAYELALKYSQERKAFGKQIFDHQAIQFKLAEMATKIEAARLLVYKAARQKDEQKDYVQAAAMAKLFASEVAMWATTEAVQIHGGYGYVKEFHVERLMRDAKITQIYEGTSEIQKLVIARELTR, from the coding sequence ATGGCAACCCAGACGTTGGAATTGCAGGGATTGAACTTTAATCTTTCGGAAGAACACTTGGCCGTACAGGAAGCCGCCCGCGATTTTGCGCAGAATGAACTCCTGCCCGGTATTGTCGAGCGGGACAATGAAGCCCGATTTCCAGCTGAGCAGGTGAAGCGTATGGGTGAGTTAGGCTTTATGGGCATGATGGTTTCACCCGAATATGGAGGAGGGGGTATGGATACCGTTTCTTACGTAATCGCGATGGAAGAAATTTCCAAAATCGATGCCTCAGCCTCTGTAATCATGTCGGTCAACAACTCGCTTGTCTGCTACGGTCTGGAAGCGTTTGGGACCGAGGAGCAAAAGCAGAAATACCTAACCCGGCTGGCCACTGGCGAAACGATTGGCGCGTTCTGTTTATCAGAGCCCGAAGCGGGTTCCGACGCTACCTCACAGGCAACAACCGCCGAAGATAAAGGGGATTACTATCTGGTAAACGGGACTAAGAACTGGATTACCAACGGCAATTCGTCGGGCATTTGTTTAGTCATTGCTCAAACCGACCGGGAGAAAAAACACCGGGGAATCAACTGCCTGATTGTCGAGAAAGGAACACCGGGCTTTATAGTCGGTAAAAAAGAAGACAAGATGGGCATTCGTGCCTCAGATACGCATTCTCTGCTGTTTACCGACGTAAAAGTTTCAAAAGAAAACCGGATTGGCGAGGACGGCTTTGGTTTCAAATTCGCCATGTCGACCCTGAATGGCGGTCGAATCGGGATTGCAGCCCAGGCCCTCGGTATCGCAGCCGGCGCGTATGAGCTGGCGCTCAAATACAGTCAGGAACGCAAAGCGTTTGGCAAACAAATATTTGACCATCAGGCTATTCAGTTCAAACTGGCCGAAATGGCGACGAAGATTGAAGCGGCTCGACTACTGGTTTATAAAGCAGCTCGGCAGAAAGACGAGCAAAAAGATTATGTTCAGGCTGCGGCTATGGCCAAACTCTTTGCCTCAGAAGTAGCGATGTGGGCCACAACCGAAGCCGTACAGATTCATGGCGGCTATGGCTACGTAAAAGAATTTCACGTGGAGCGGCTGATGCGCGATGCTAAAATTACTCAGATTTATGAGGGTACATCTGAAATACAAAAATTAGTGATAGCCCGTGAGCTAACCAGATAA
- a CDS encoding helix-turn-helix domain-containing protein, protein MEDYNKIIESLGVKFIKARNIRILQPITIKNFYDVENTLLILYNGEVSIGEEKIKVEVGDMLFIPGGKHVTVTYGDPTNAKGVSNEEFMTHREAYWEGNHDPKLIGHLPNSFGYVSFEAKVFDSVNFFNSLDVPPFIIKREDHLANTIDQILAEEMTDLAGKGRIIKIKTEEIVIEVVRYILKNRLFVEQLVTNSTYFKDPRLIDIFAYIKENLGGDLSNKVLANVANVSEDYVGQYFKMLTGINPQDYIEYQRMEAAVGLLRTSKKSIRAIGAEVGYKDTAYFCRRFKMMFGIPAGKMRRRESLMNV, encoded by the coding sequence ATGGAAGACTATAATAAAATCATCGAGTCGCTGGGTGTTAAGTTTATTAAGGCCCGTAATATTCGGATTTTGCAGCCCATCACCATCAAGAATTTTTATGATGTTGAAAACACGCTGCTCATCCTATACAATGGTGAAGTATCCATTGGCGAAGAAAAAATAAAGGTCGAAGTAGGCGACATGCTGTTTATTCCGGGAGGAAAGCACGTAACCGTCACTTATGGCGACCCGACAAACGCCAAAGGTGTCTCGAACGAAGAGTTCATGACGCACCGGGAAGCTTACTGGGAAGGCAACCACGATCCTAAGCTTATCGGACATCTGCCAAACTCATTTGGTTACGTATCGTTCGAAGCCAAAGTTTTCGATTCCGTAAACTTCTTCAATTCGCTGGACGTACCGCCGTTTATCATCAAACGCGAAGATCACCTGGCTAACACCATTGATCAGATCCTGGCAGAAGAAATGACCGATCTGGCCGGTAAAGGACGGATTATCAAGATCAAGACTGAAGAGATCGTCATTGAAGTTGTTCGGTACATTCTAAAGAACCGTCTGTTCGTTGAGCAGTTGGTTACCAACAGCACCTACTTTAAGGACCCGCGTCTGATCGACATCTTTGCGTATATCAAAGAGAATCTGGGTGGCGATCTGTCGAACAAAGTGCTGGCGAACGTAGCGAACGTTTCGGAAGATTACGTTGGTCAGTATTTCAAGATGCTGACGGGGATCAACCCGCAGGATTATATCGAATACCAGCGAATGGAAGCTGCGGTTGGCCTGCTACGCACAAGCAAGAAGAGCATTCGGGCCATTGGCGCCGAAGTTGGCTATAAGGACACAGCTTATTTCTGCCGTCGGTTTAAGATGATGTTCGGCATTCCGGCCGGAAAAATGCGTCGTCGTGAGTCGCTGATGAATGTGTAA
- a CDS encoding energy transducer TonB, whose protein sequence is MNNLKIILISLISAASTLVVAPSSVVAQSRNELVYTVVEREPEFPGGKAALGQYLAQNIRVPNALVRKNYNTGPVAAKFIVDKDGTVRDVRVTTKPLDKDVQKGMQEFMTTIIAAIEKMPRWRPGEVSGKPVAVFYTLPIEVNMQ, encoded by the coding sequence ATGAACAATCTAAAAATTATTCTAATAAGTCTTATAAGTGCAGCCAGCACTTTGGTAGTGGCCCCGTCCAGTGTCGTTGCTCAATCGCGAAACGAACTGGTTTATACCGTTGTAGAACGCGAACCGGAGTTCCCGGGTGGAAAAGCCGCTCTAGGTCAATACCTGGCTCAGAATATCCGCGTACCCAACGCGCTAGTGCGTAAAAATTATAATACCGGGCCGGTAGCTGCGAAATTTATCGTCGATAAAGACGGAACAGTGCGCGATGTGCGGGTAACGACAAAACCGCTGGATAAGGACGTACAGAAAGGCATGCAGGAATTTATGACTACCATCATTGCGGCTATCGAGAAGATGCCTCGCTGGCGCCCCGGCGAAGTAAGCGGGAAGCCCGTTGCCGTGTTCTATACTCTGCCGATCGAAGTAAATATGCAGTGA
- a CDS encoding geranylgeranylglyceryl/heptaprenylglyceryl phosphate synthase, translating into MRSTQPPVQRNTTKRPKSGLLTILRNNKLTGRKALAVLLDPDKVEQDALIALLSRTGQYPIDFFLVGGSLVTDYVHRDVIATLRQRTTTPVVLFPGNPLHIEPSADAILFLSLISGRNSDFLIGQHVIAAPLLKKSGLEILPTGYMLVDSGTQTTVSYISGTIPLPYDKPGVAACTAMAGEMLGLQLMYLDAGSGARRPVPAEMIAAVREVVDTPIIVGGGINSGEKAYNALKAGADLIVVGNGIEQNPELLPELSAVIREFNQSIVQA; encoded by the coding sequence ATGCGATCAACCCAGCCGCCCGTCCAACGCAATACCACGAAAAGGCCCAAGTCCGGCCTGCTGACTATACTTCGCAACAATAAGTTGACAGGCCGAAAGGCCTTAGCTGTCTTGCTCGATCCGGATAAGGTCGAGCAAGACGCACTTATAGCCCTGCTTAGCCGCACCGGGCAGTATCCTATTGATTTTTTCCTGGTCGGGGGGAGTCTGGTTACCGATTACGTTCACCGCGATGTTATCGCAACCCTGCGCCAGCGCACCACTACGCCGGTTGTGCTTTTTCCGGGTAATCCGCTTCACATCGAGCCTTCAGCCGATGCCATCCTGTTTCTGTCGCTTATCTCAGGCCGTAATTCAGATTTCTTAATCGGCCAGCATGTCATTGCCGCTCCGCTCCTTAAAAAAAGCGGATTAGAAATCCTGCCAACGGGCTATATGCTGGTGGATAGTGGTACGCAGACTACCGTGTCCTACATTAGCGGTACGATTCCGTTACCATATGATAAACCCGGTGTAGCCGCCTGTACAGCCATGGCGGGCGAAATGCTGGGTCTGCAATTGATGTACCTGGATGCCGGCAGCGGAGCGCGTCGGCCGGTTCCGGCAGAGATGATTGCGGCTGTACGGGAAGTTGTTGATACCCCGATTATTGTAGGAGGTGGGATAAATTCCGGCGAGAAAGCGTATAATGCGCTAAAAGCGGGTGCCGATTTAATTGTGGTGGGAAACGGAATTGAGCAGAATCCCGAGTTATTGCCCGAATTATCGGCTGTAATACGCGAGTTCAATCAGTCAATTGTGCAGGCCTGA